CAGGGTGAGGCGATGAACGCCCGAAAACAGTTCCCGCTCGGGGATGACGACCCCGATGGACCACCCCGTGGATGGAAGGGGAGCATAATAAAGCCATGACGTCTCCGGCGTGAAGCTGCCCGGAGCCTGCATAAACCCGCTCTCCCCCCGGACCATGCGGCGTCCCACATCCCGGAGTGCCGCATCGCCCTTTTCCTCGGCGATGCTAAAGATGCTCTCCCGCAGGATCAACTTCCGTTCCGGGTGGCTCATGAAGACGCCGTTGCGGGACAGCAGGAAGGCGTACCCGGAGGGGGTGATGGAGACGCGGGACACGACCTCCACCAGCCAGCCCAGAGAGATGTCCGCCGTGACGACCCCCCTGAATTTGCTCCTTCCCCCGGGCCTCTGGAAGAACGGGGCGGAAAAGGTTGACATCATGATCCCCGCGCCGCCCTCGTCGAAATACGGCTCGCTCCAGCCGTCCTCCCTCATCTCCCGGGGAATCTGGTACCAGTCCCACTGGTCGTACCGGTAGGTCTCGTTTCCCAGGTCCCGGCGCTTCAGGAAGCGGCCTTCCCGGTAGTAAAAGGGGGCATAGTACTTCCGGACGGGGTCGAAGGCATACGGTTCAAAGGCGACGGCAGAGCTGAAGATGTCCGGATTGGCCTCCAGCATGGAACGGATCTGGTCGTCCAGTTCAACCTTGCTCATGGCCTTCTTTTCCAGCATGGCCGCCATGAACAGGGGGGTCTTCTCGATGCCCTGGACGTACAGCTCGATCCGGTTGACCACGGACTGGGTCAGGTACCGGGCGTTCTCCTCCACATAGTGCAGCGCCAGTTGGCGGGAATAGAAATAGCTGTACCCGAAGGCCGCCAGAAAGATGACGGCCGTGCCGGCAAGGATTGTGAGGGAGAGCCGGTAGGCAAGCCCCCGACGCCTATTCTTGCCCGGGGTCCTGGACATGAACGTCTCCGTAATCGGGAATGGCTCGGATGATTCCGGCATCGGCAAGAGCCCGGGCCACCCGGTTGTAATCCGCCCGGTCCAGCCGCCCGGAAGACCGGGAGGTCCCGTGCGGCAGGATGAGGTCCTTCATCCGGGCGAGCATCCAGCGCTGGTGGGCCCTGCTTTCGTTGATCTTCGCCTCATCCACGTATTTCATGACGATGTCCAGCGCCTCTTCGGGATGTTCGAAGGCATACGACCAGCCTTCCAGGGTCGCCGCGGCAAAGGCCCGGCATATCTCAGGGGTCCGTGCACAAAGTTCTTCTCGGCACCAGATCCCGTCTTCGGGAAAGCTCAGGCCATGATCGGCCATGGCAAAAACCGAGAGCTCCTCCTCATTGAGGCCCGCGCTCAGCAGGGTGTGATACTCGTTGTACACCATGGCGGAAACGGCATCGACACCGCCCCGCAGGAACAGGTTCGGTGTGAAGGTCTGTCGCACCACGTCCGGATGAACACCGTACTTCCGGAAAAAGGCCATCGGCTGGGTCCGGGAATGCTCCCACAGGCTGACCTTTTTCCCTTCAAAATCCGAAGGCTTGAGGATCCCGCTGGATTTCCTTGCCACCAGCAGGATACCGGAACGCCGGACGATCTGGGCGACATGAACGATCTTCAGTCCCCCGGCACGCAGGCGGATCCCCTCCGCCAGGAACAGCGTCGCGAAGTCCGCTTTTCCCTGTCGAAAGGCCTCTTCGGGGGAGCCCCCGGGACCACCCCGAAGCAGAATCAGATCGAGACCGTGGTTTCGATAGAATCCCTTTTCCATCGCCACGAAATAGCCGGCGAACTGGGCCTGTGGAAACCACTGGGGCAGGAAGGTCACCCGCCGGAGAGGGCCCGCATCGGCGGCCGCCACCGTTGCGATCCGGAGAATCGCAAGCATGACGGCCACGGCAAGAAGCCTTTTTCCAAAGGGAGATCCCGACCCGCCGGGGAAGGACGACGCCGGCGACATGGACGGCAATGCTTCAGGGGAAGGGGTCCCGCGGCGGAGACTACGGCGCATGGTCGGCCACCGGCAGGAAAAAAAGAAATGGCGGAGAGAGGGGGATTCGAACCCCCGGTACGCCTTTTTGAGGCATACACACGATTTCCAGTCGTGCCCTTTCGGCCACTCAGGCATCTCTCCGCTGAAAGATCGGAACCGGCTTTGTCCGCGGAACGGGGGCTTGCTCGTGGCGAGGCCTTCTCACGGATACGGGATGAAGAAATGGCGGAGAGAGGGGGATTCGAACCCCCGTGGGAGCTTTTGGCCCCCAAATCGATTTCGAGTCGATCCCGTTACGACCACTTCGGTATCTCTCCGCTCAATCATGTTTCGGCTGTTCCGAAATGTGGTGGTTTTTTACCCTTTTCCCGCGGAAAAATCCACTCAAAATTTCGCTGCATCGCGCCTGCAGGACGCCCCCCGTCACTTCGGGCCGATGATTGAAAGACCCGTCATCGAAGAGCCGCCATCGGGATACGATGGCTCCCCCCTTCGGGTCGGCGGCACCGAAGGCGATCCGGCGGACCCGGGCATGAACAATGGCCCCCACGCACATTACGCAGGGCTCCAGCGTGACGTAGAGGGTGGCCTCCGGCAGGCGATAGTTCCCCAGGACCTCGGAGGCGGCGCGGATGGCCAGGATCTCTGCATGGGCGGTCGGATCCTTGAGACCCAGCGGCCGGTTGTGCGCCCGGCTGACGGGTTTTTCCCCGATTGCCACTACGGCGCCGACGGGGACCTCACCCTCCACTTCCGCCAGAAGGGCCTCTTCCAGGGCCAGGGCCATGAAGAACTCGTCGTCGTGCACTTCCCCTGCCTTCCGGATGTACCGTCCAACGTCTCACCGCCCGGGAAGGGCAGTCCCCAGGACCCTGTTCAACTCGGCAATGCGGTCCCGCAGGTCCGCCTGCTCCCCCCAGTTCGCAGACTCCAGGACCGGCCTGGATTCCCGGAGGCGCGCCACCGTCGTTTCCAGCTCGGCCATCAGCATCTCCCAGTCCACCTTCGGCACGGCCGCCTCCGGTGATACCCGGGCCTCGACCGCCTCGCCCGGAACGAGGGTCACTTCGTCCAGGTAATCGGGAATGTGCGCCCGGATGCCGAACCGCTCGCGGATCTTCTCCGCCAGGACCTGCTGGGCACCGTATTCCCCGTGGACAAGAAAGATCTCCATCCCCCCGCCCTCGAAGTGGGAGAGCCACTCCAGAAGCTGGGACTGTCCGGCGTGGGCGGAAAATCCGTTGATCGTGAATACCCTGGCCCGCACGGCTACGTCTTCCCCGAGCAGGCGGACCTTATCCGCCCCGTCGACGATGCGGCGGCCCGTCGTCCCCTGGGCCTGGAATCCCACGAAGACGACGCTCGCTCCCTCCCGCCACAGATTGTGCCGCAGGTGGTGCTTGATCCGTCCAGCGTCGGCCATGCCACTGGCGGAGATGACGATGGCGGGGCCCTCCTGCGTATTGATGGCCATGGACGCCTCGGTGGTCTCCGTCAGGTAAAGGTTCGGAACGGCCAGGGGATTTTCTCCGCGCTCCAGCATCTTCTGCGACTCCTCGTCGAAATAGGAGGCATTCCGGTTGAAGATCTCCGTCGCCCGGATTGCCAGCGGGCTGTCCACGTAAACGGGGATGCCCTTCGGGAGGCGCCCGCTCTTCGCCAGCAGGTGGATACAGTAGAGGATCTCCTGGGTCCGCTCCACGGCAAAGGCCGGAACGATCACCTTTTCGCCGCGCTCGAAGCTGTAGGCGACGGCCTCCGCCAGTTCGTCGAGACTTTCCTCCTCGTTCTTGTGGTCCCGGTTGCCGTAGGTCGACTCGACAAACAGGAAATCCGCCCGGCCGATCACGGATGGATCGTGCATCATGAGCTGGGAAGGCCGTCCGATGTCACCGGAAAACACGAGCTTCGACGGCTTCCCCTCCTCTTCGATCTCCATTTCGATCATGGCCGCGCCCAGGATGTGCCCGGCGTCCCGGAACACGAGCCGGAGCCCCGGGAATGGCTCGAAGGGCCGGTCATAGGGAACGGCCTGGAAACGGGAGAAGGAATTCTCCGCATCCTGACGGGTATACAGCGGCGCCACCCGCTTCTCCCCGTGGCGGAGGCGCTTCCTGTTCTGCCACTGGGCTTCCGTCTCCTGGATGTGGGCGCTGTCGAGGAGCATGACCTCCAGCAGTTCTTTCGTCGGTGGGGTCATGTAAACGGATCCTCGAAATCCCGCCTGGACCAGCCGGGGCAGGAGTCCCGAGTGGTCCATATGGGCGTGGGTGATCAGGGCGAATTCGATCGTTCGCGGATCGTATCCGTCCACTTTCCAGTTTCGCGACTCGATGTCGCGGTTTCCCTGGTGAAGGCCGCAATCCACGACGAAGCGGTGTCCCATCGCCTCGACCAGAAAACAGGAGCCCGTCACCGTCCGGGCGGCTCCGAGAAACTTGATTTTCATCCGCCGATTTCCTCCCTCGCTGTTTCGTCACCGCACGCAAGCACCCCCCGGTGGAGAGGCACGACCGCTCCGGGGGCTTCAGGAAAGGTTCAAGGCCGGCCACAGGGCCAGTACAACGGCCGGCACGATCTCCGCAATTTCACACGACGCCCCCAGGGTATCCCCCGTGAAGCCCCCGATCTTCCGCCGACAGACCATGAGCCATCCGGCGATGACGACCAGGACCGCCCCCGCCGCCGCCGCACCGGGCCACCCCCCCACTCCGGCCCCGCAGGCCAGAAGGAAAACCAGGGCCCAGATAGCGTTCACCGACGACCCTTTCCGGCGGAAAGCAGTGGCCAGTCCCCCTTCCGGACGTGCATAGGGCAGCCAGGCCATGGACCAGAGCAGGGCGGCGCGGCCGGCGACGGGCATCAACAGGACCGCCTGAGCCCTCAAGGATACGGGAACGGCGTCCAGAAAGGCCACCTTCATCAGGATCGCCGCCACGACGGCCACGACGCCCATGGTGCCGATCCGGCTGTCCCGCATGATCTCCAGGACTTTGTCCCGCGGCCGGGCGCTTCCGAAGCCGTCCGCCGTATCCGCCAGGCCGTCCATGTGAAGGCCCCCGGAAAACACGATCAGGACAAGGACCGTGCAGACCGCCGCCGGCAGAGAAGGCAGGAAGGCCATTGCCAGGCTGTCCGCGGCCAGGGCCGCAATACCGATGAAGAGGCCGACCAGGGGGAAGAACAGGACGCTGCCGGCGAGATCCTCGGGCCTGTCGGAACTCCGTCCCAGGGGCAGGATCGTCAGGAAGCGAAAGGCAGTCAGCAGGGGCTTCATGCCGGAGACCGGGAAACAGCCGCCTCCTCGAAGGTGGCCATTTCGGTAAGGATGCGGACGGCCGCTTCCACCAGGTTCATGGCCAGGGCCGCCCCGGTTCCCTCCCCGAGCCTCAGGTCCAGGTCCAGGAGGGGACGCTTCCCGAGGGCCTGGAGGGCGATGCGGTGTCCCTGCTCCATGCTCCGGTGGGAGGCGATCATGTACTGCGTGGATACGGGCGCCAGCCTGGCCGCGACCAGGGCTCCCGCCGTGGAGATGAATCCGTCCACCAGGACCGGTTTCCGCCGCGACGCCGCGCCGAGGATCAGCCCGGCGATGCCCCCGATCTCGAAGCCGCCCACCGCCGCAAGGACACCCACCGGGTCCGCGGGATCGGGCCGGTTCGCCTCGATGGCCTGCCGGACGACCGCTACCTTGCGGGCAAGCTGTTCATCGCCGATCCCCGTCCCCCGGCCGGTCGCCTCGGCGGCGTCGGCGCCGCTGAAGACGGAAACCAGGGCACTGCTCGGCGTCGTATTGCCGATGCCCATGTCGCCGGTGGCGAAGACGTCCGTCTCTTCCGCCAGCTCCAGGGCCACGCCGATGCCTTCCTCCAGGGAGCGGACCGCCTGATCCCGGCTCATGGCGGGCCCCCGGGAGATGTCCTGCGTACCGGAGCCCACCCTCCGTGAGAGAATCCGTCCCTCCCGGGCCAGGTCTCCCAGGTCGCCGTCGACTCCCATGTCGACCACCACGACCCGCGCCCCCGCCAGGCGGGCCAGGACGTTGATGGCCGCCCCGCCCCCGACGAAGTTGCGCACCATCTGGACCGTCACCTCCCGGGGGTACAGGCTCACACCGGAGGAGGCGACGCCGTGGTCCGCCGCCATGGTGACCACCGTCTTCCCGGCCACGTGGGGAGGCATCCGGCCTGTCATGCCCGCCAGGTCCTCCGCCAGGTCCATCAACCGGCCCAGGGCCCAGTGGGGCATCGTCAGCTGTTCGAGGCGCCGCCGGGCCCGGGCGCGTGCCTCCGGATCGGCGGGAGCGATGCGGGAAAGCGTCTGTTCGAGGATCGTCATGGGCACGCTATAAAGTCATCAGGGAAAGTCGTCAAGGGAAACCCGCCGCGCCGGCCGGGCGCGACTTCATTCGTTCCGCCGCAAATCGCCGCCTTTGATCGTCGCGGCAATCCCGCTTACCATCAGAACCACCCTGTCCGCACCTCCGGCAATGACCTGGTTGCACCGTCCGGCCAGATCCCGGAAACGCCGGGACAGGGCGTTTTCAGGAACGATCCCCATGCCGACCTCGTTGGTCACGAAGATCACCGTCCCGGGAATGTCCGCACAGGCCCGGAGCACGTCCCGGGACCGCGCCTCCATTTCGTCTTCCGACATACCGGAGGCCCCGGCCGGCCCCTCCGTACCGTCCTCCCGGGCGGACCGGAGCGTCTCCTCGTACAGCAGGTTGTTCACCCAGAGGGTCAGGCAGTCCACCAGGACGACGCCGCTGCCGGCGGCCCGGCGAAGGGCTCCGGGAAGATCCACGGTCTCCTCGATGGTAATCCAGCCGGCCCCCCTGGCCCGCTGATGGCGCCGGATCCGCTCGGCCATCTCCTCGTCGACGACGGGGCAGGTGGCGACAAAGGCCCGCTTCCCCGCCATGGATTCGGCCAGTTCCTGGGCATAACGGCTCTTGCCGCTTCGGCTCCCCCCCGTGACCAGGATGATTTCCGCCATCAGAGCCTCTCCTCAAGGGCCAGCAGGGAGGTTCGCAGATCCTCCTCGGAAAAGACCTCCACGGAAAGCCCCCCCCGGTACTCCGCCAGATAAGGCCGGAGCGTCCTCCACGCCTCCTCCGGCACGGCGGCGGCGCTCCGGTGGTCCCGTCCCTCCATGAGGCCGTGCAGGTGGATCATCTCCACTCCCTGCTTCATTGCATCGAACGCCGCAGTGAGGTCTTCCCCGGCGGCCAGCATATGGCCCACATCCAGGCACCAGGAGAGGCCGGACTCCTCCACCAGCGGCCGGATCCACTCGAGGGGATAGCCCAGGTTCTCCACGACCGTCCGCGACGGGTCCAGCCCTCCACCAATCAGGTCCCGGATCGACGTCCGCAGGCGCTCCCGCCATCCCTCCAGGGAAGCGGGGCCGTCCATCCCCCCCTCCTCCAGGTGGAGGACCCAGACGGATGGCCCGAGCGGCTGGGTCCGGTCGCAGAAACGAAGAATTGTCTCGCAGGCGCGATGGCGCTCCGCCCTGTCAGCGGTTCCCAGGGACAGGCCCGTGGGCAGGTGGATGTTGTACGTCAGGTCCTGTTCCTCCCCCAGGGCGCCCATCTCGGCGATCTCGGCGGGAGCGGGCAGGTTGTCCTCCCGGCCGCTCTCGAAAAGGACGATCTCCACCTCGTCCACCAGGGGGGCCAGGAAGCGAATGTTGGGCAGGATCGGGGCCGGCACGATGTAGGATGTTGTCCCGAGACGGAAGGGATATCGGCCTTTCAGGGCGGGCCAGGGATGGGAGGATGAAGCCATTAGCACTCTCGCTTCCGTTTCGTAAAGGAGCAGATCACCCTTGCAGGATCGGATGACGGATGCTAAACACGGACCGTCTTCCCATGTCAAGAGCCGCCGCCCTCATGAACCAAAATCCTTCCCCCATAAAGCGGTCCCCGGGGATCGCCTCTCTCGGGATCGTGCTCGCCGTCCTTTTGGCATGGGTCTGCGCTTCCCCTTCCCCGGCGAGGGCGAATCCACCGCAGCGGATCGTATCGCTGGCGCCGAACCTGACGGAGATCCTCTTCGAACTGGGCCTGGGCGACCGGGTGGCCGGCGTCACCCGTTTCTGCGATTGGCCGCCGGCAGCCGGGAAGAAGCCGCAGGTGGGAGGCTACACCAACCCGTCCCTGGAGGCCGTCGTCGCCCTCCGTCCCGACCTGGTGGTCATGACCGACGAGGGGACGCCGCGGGAGATCCACGACCGGCTGGTCCGCCTCGGCATCGCCGTTTATGTTTTCCGGGCCAAGCGCCTGGCGCAACTGCCGCAGGCCCTGCGGGAATTCGGGCCTGCCGTCGGAGCGGAAGCGGCCGCGGAAAAGCGCGCCGCCGCCATCGAAGACGCGCTGCGCCGGTTTTCGTCGCGGGCCGGGGCGAGGAAAGGAGACATCCGGACGGCGCTATTCGTAATCCAGCCGGAGCCTCTGATGGTTGCAGGACCCGGCACCGTCATCGACGACGCCTTGAGCGTCCTGGGCGTGCGGAACATCGCCGCCGGGACGAAGTCCCCCTATCCGAAGCTCAGCGTAGAGGAGGTATTCCGACGGTCCCCCGACGTGATCTTCATCGGCCGCGGATCCATGACCGGCGCCGGCTCAAAGCTGCTCCGCCGGTGGAAGGCCCTGCCGGCCGTGCGGAACGGACGCGTGCACGTGGTGGGGGAAACCCTGTACCGCCTCTCGCCGAGGCTCCTGGAAGGAATGGAAGAAATGGCAACCCTGCTGGAGCGTCCCGGCAGGTCCGCCGGAAAGAGGTAACAGGATGGACTGGCTGACTGCTCTGATTCTGGGAATCGTGGAAGGCGTCTCCGAATTCCTGCCCATCTCGTCCACGGGACACCTGATCCTCGCCTCCCAGTTGATGGGGCTCAGCCATACGGAGTTCCTCAAAAGTTTCGAGATTGCCATCCAGGTCGGCGCCATCCTCTCCGTCGTGGCCCTGTACTGGCGGCGCCTGCTCATTGACGTCGAGACGATCAAAAAGCTGATCGTCGCCTTCCTGCCCACGGGAATCCTGGGCTTCACCCTCTACCGGCTGGTCAAGCAGTTCCTCCTCGGTTCGCCGAACGTGGTTTTATGGTCCCTGTTTCTGGGAGGAATCTTCATCATCGCCTTCGAATACCTGCACCGGGAGCGGGAGGACGCGGTGGAGGACGTTTCCGGCATCACCTACCGGCAGGCCCTGCTGATCGGCCTGTTTCAGTCCGTCGCCATGATCCCTGGGGTATCCCGCTCCGCTGCCACGATCATCGGCGGGCTGTCCCTGGGCCTGCGGCGGAAAACCATCGTCGAGTTTTCCTTTCTCCTGGCGGTGCCCACCATGCTGGCCGCTACAGCCTACGACCTCCTCAAGAGCGGCTCCGCCTTCTCCATGGACCAGATGGGGTTCCTGGCCGTCGGCTTTGTGACTTCATTCGTCGTGGCACTCCTCAGCATCAAGTTCCTCCTCTCCTTCATCCAGACGCACACCTTCATTGCCTTTGGCATCTACCGGATCGCCTTCGTCGCCCTCTGGGTGCTGATCCTGTAAGCCCGGCCCTGCAACCGTGCTGCGCCCCGGGTGCCCGGCCGGAGACAGACATTCCCCCTTTACCCGCTGCCGGAATTCGCCTACACATTTCGGGAGACCGCCGGAGAGGAGACCATGAGCCAGCCGGAAAACATCTTTGAAGTCCGCCTGATGAAGCCGGAAGACGCGGACGGCACGGTCGCCCTGTACCGGGCCACCTACGGGGATGCCTACCCGATCCGGGAGATCTATGATCCGCGGGCCCTCCTGCGCCAGCAGGAAACAGGGGCGATGTACCACGTGGTCTGCCGGGAGAAGCAGGGTCCCGTGGCGGGCCACTGGGGCCTTTTCCGGACGTCGGCGCCGTTCGCGGGCATCTACGAGGCCGGGCACGGGATGGTTCTGGCGGAATACCGGGGCCGGGGGCTGAACGACCGGATCGCCCGGTACACCCACGAGACACTGATCCCCCGGCTCGGCATCGCCGCGGTATGGGGGGAGGCGGTGGCCAACCACGTATTCATGCAGAAGACCTGCACGGCGTCCGGTTACAGCGAGACCGGGATCGAGCTGGACCTGATGCCCGCCGCCTCCTACGAGAAGGAGAAGAGCGCCTCCGGCCGGGTCGGCGCGGTCCTTACATTCAGGCTCTATCAAACCAGGGGGCAGGCGATCCGCCTTCCGGATCCATATGCAGAAATTCTCCGGGGGCTTCATCGGGAGGCCCACGACGCACCCCACACGTACCGGAACGCCACCGCGGACGTCCCGCCGGAAGGTCCGTCGGACGTGCAATCCGTTGCCTTCGAGGGGGCGAACCTGGCCCGCCTGACGATCCAGGCCATCGGATCGGACCTCCGGGAAATCGTGAAGGGAAAAGAGAAACTCCATGCCGGCGGCGGAGCGACGGTATTCCAGGTCTACCTCCGCCTGACGGACCCGGGGATCGGATTCGCCGTTCGGACCCTGCGCGGCTGCGGCTATTTCTTCGGGGGTGTTCTGCCCCGCTGGTTCGACGACGACGGCCTGATGATGCAGAAGACCCTTCACGAGCCGAACGTTCCGGGCCTCCGGCTGTACACCGACAAGGCGAAGACGATCCTGGAATTTATCCTTCGGGACCGGGCTGAAGTGACGGCCCGCTGATGCCGACGCCCCGACGGGAGGCACATCCATGAGAACCCCGTTTCGCTGCATCCGCGATCTCCTGGTCGCCGGTACCGGCTGCGCCGTGGCCCAGATCGTCTCCACCCGCGGCTCGGCGCCGCGAGCCGCGGGGACGCGCATGATCGTCCCATCCGCCGGCCGTCCGAGCGGAACCGTAGGCGGAGGTGTCCTGGAGGCCAGGGTCGAGGAAATCGCCCGGAGCGTCCTTGAGACCGGCGAAGCCGTCCTGGAGACCTTTGTTCTCGAAGTGGAAAAGGCGGGCGATCCAGGAATGATGTGCGGCGGTACGGCGGAGATGATGGTCTATCGCCTGGAAGCGGCGGATCCGGACGCGCTTTCACTCTACCGGGAAGCCGCCACCGTTCTCGATGGTCGCGGCAGGGCTAGGTTCATCACCAGACTCCCCGGAGGGACGGCAGGGGGGCGCATCGCCCAGTGGCTCATCCGGGAGGATGGATCCGTCCTCGGTCCTCCGGAGCCGGAGGGAGGTCTCTGCGCACGGGTGCCATCGGATACCGGATCGGCGGAAACGCGACTCCTGACCGTCGCGGGCGGGCGGTTCCTGGTGGAATCGCTGTACGGCGGGGAAACAGTCCATCTGTTCGGGGCCGGCCACATCGCCCGGTCCCTGGCCCCGCTCCTGGAAATGACAGGCTTCCGGACCGTCGTCCTCGACGACCGGGCGGAATTCGCCAACCGGGAGCGTTTCCCCGGGGCGGACCGGATCGTCGTGCTCGATGCCTGGGATCACGCCCTGGAAGGCCTGGAAGTCGGGTCCGGGGGGTTCCTCGTCATCATGACCCGGGGCCATGCCTTCGACCGGGACGTTCTTCGCCAGGCCCTGCGGACCGCCGCCGGGTACATCGGCATGATCAGCAGCAGGAGGAAGCGGGACGCCATCTTCGCCGCCCTGCGGGAGGAAGGATACGCGGAACGGGATCTGGCGAGGGTTCGAGCCCCCGTCGGGATTCCCATCGGCGCCGAGACGCCGGAGGAGATCGCCGTCAGCATCGCCGCGGAAATGATCCGCCATCGGGCCGGCATCGAGCCCTGACGGGCGAAGGGCCGCCGCACCGCTTATCGTCGCTTGAGGATTTCATCGAGGGCCGACACAAAGGCCTCCATGGCCTCCCGGACGGACAGGGTGACGCGGATGAAGTTGGGGAAGCGGAATCCCGTCATGGTGCGGACCATGACCCCGCGTGTCATCAGCTTCCGGTAGGCCAGGGTGTCGCTCATGGGGAGACGGATCATGACGAAGTTTCCCTCCCCGGAAACGAACGGCAGGCCCCGGACGGCCAGTTCCTCCTCCAGATAAGCGCGGCTCTCCCGGACCAGCCGCCGGCTTTCCAGGACGTGATTCCCGTCGTCCAGGGCCGCCACAGCGGCCTCCTGGGCCACTGCGTTGACGGAATAGACGACACAGGCGCGTCGAACGGCATCCACCACCGGCAACGACCCGGCCAGATAGCCGATCCGCAGGCCCGCCAGCCCGTACATCTTGGAAAAGGTCCGGAACACGACGAGGTGGGGGTATTCATCCAGGAGGGACATGCCGTCGGGATAATCCTCCCCCTCGACGAACTCGCAATATGCCTCATCGACGACCACGATCGCCCGGCCGTCGACGGCCTCCAGGAAGC
The DNA window shown above is from Syntrophales bacterium and carries:
- a CDS encoding undecaprenyl-diphosphate phosphatase, whose protein sequence is MDWLTALILGIVEGVSEFLPISSTGHLILASQLMGLSHTEFLKSFEIAIQVGAILSVVALYWRRLLIDVETIKKLIVAFLPTGILGFTLYRLVKQFLLGSPNVVLWSLFLGGIFIIAFEYLHREREDAVEDVSGITYRQALLIGLFQSVAMIPGVSRSAATIIGGLSLGLRRKTIVEFSFLLAVPTMLAATAYDLLKSGSAFSMDQMGFLAVGFVTSFVVALLSIKFLLSFIQTHTFIAFGIYRIAFVALWVLIL
- a CDS encoding helical backbone metal receptor yields the protein MNQNPSPIKRSPGIASLGIVLAVLLAWVCASPSPARANPPQRIVSLAPNLTEILFELGLGDRVAGVTRFCDWPPAAGKKPQVGGYTNPSLEAVVALRPDLVVMTDEGTPREIHDRLVRLGIAVYVFRAKRLAQLPQALREFGPAVGAEAAAEKRAAAIEDALRRFSSRAGARKGDIRTALFVIQPEPLMVAGPGTVIDDALSVLGVRNIAAGTKSPYPKLSVEEVFRRSPDVIFIGRGSMTGAGSKLLRRWKALPAVRNGRVHVVGETLYRLSPRLLEGMEEMATLLERPGRSAGKR
- the cobS gene encoding adenosylcobinamide-GDP ribazoletransferase — translated: MKPLLTAFRFLTILPLGRSSDRPEDLAGSVLFFPLVGLFIGIAALAADSLAMAFLPSLPAAVCTVLVLIVFSGGLHMDGLADTADGFGSARPRDKVLEIMRDSRIGTMGVVAVVAAILMKVAFLDAVPVSLRAQAVLLMPVAGRAALLWSMAWLPYARPEGGLATAFRRKGSSVNAIWALVFLLACGAGVGGWPGAAAAGAVLVVIAGWLMVCRRKIGGFTGDTLGASCEIAEIVPAVVLALWPALNLS
- a CDS encoding MBL fold metallo-hydrolase, producing MKIKFLGAARTVTGSCFLVEAMGHRFVVDCGLHQGNRDIESRNWKVDGYDPRTIEFALITHAHMDHSGLLPRLVQAGFRGSVYMTPPTKELLEVMLLDSAHIQETEAQWQNRKRLRHGEKRVAPLYTRQDAENSFSRFQAVPYDRPFEPFPGLRLVFRDAGHILGAAMIEMEIEEEGKPSKLVFSGDIGRPSQLMMHDPSVIGRADFLFVESTYGNRDHKNEEESLDELAEAVAYSFERGEKVIVPAFAVERTQEILYCIHLLAKSGRLPKGIPVYVDSPLAIRATEIFNRNASYFDEESQKMLERGENPLAVPNLYLTETTEASMAINTQEGPAIVISASGMADAGRIKHHLRHNLWREGASVVFVGFQAQGTTGRRIVDGADKVRLLGEDVAVRARVFTINGFSAHAGQSQLLEWLSHFEGGGMEIFLVHGEYGAQQVLAEKIRERFGIRAHIPDYLDEVTLVPGEAVEARVSPEAAVPKVDWEMLMAELETTVARLRESRPVLESANWGEQADLRDRIAELNRVLGTALPGR
- the cobU gene encoding bifunctional adenosylcobinamide kinase/adenosylcobinamide-phosphate guanylyltransferase codes for the protein MAEIILVTGGSRSGKSRYAQELAESMAGKRAFVATCPVVDEEMAERIRRHQRARGAGWITIEETVDLPGALRRAAGSGVVLVDCLTLWVNNLLYEETLRSAREDGTEGPAGASGMSEDEMEARSRDVLRACADIPGTVIFVTNEVGMGIVPENALSRRFRDLAGRCNQVIAGGADRVVLMVSGIAATIKGGDLRRNE
- a CDS encoding XdhC family protein, which encodes MRTPFRCIRDLLVAGTGCAVAQIVSTRGSAPRAAGTRMIVPSAGRPSGTVGGGVLEARVEEIARSVLETGEAVLETFVLEVEKAGDPGMMCGGTAEMMVYRLEAADPDALSLYREAATVLDGRGRARFITRLPGGTAGGRIAQWLIREDGSVLGPPEPEGGLCARVPSDTGSAETRLLTVAGGRFLVESLYGGETVHLFGAGHIARSLAPLLEMTGFRTVVLDDRAEFANRERFPGADRIVVLDAWDHALEGLEVGSGGFLVIMTRGHAFDRDVLRQALRTAAGYIGMISSRRKRDAIFAALREEGYAERDLARVRAPVGIPIGAETPEEIAVSIAAEMIRHRAGIEP
- the cobT gene encoding nicotinate-nucleotide--dimethylbenzimidazole phosphoribosyltransferase, which produces MTILEQTLSRIAPADPEARARARRRLEQLTMPHWALGRLMDLAEDLAGMTGRMPPHVAGKTVVTMAADHGVASSGVSLYPREVTVQMVRNFVGGGAAINVLARLAGARVVVVDMGVDGDLGDLAREGRILSRRVGSGTQDISRGPAMSRDQAVRSLEEGIGVALELAEETDVFATGDMGIGNTTPSSALVSVFSGADAAEATGRGTGIGDEQLARKVAVVRQAIEANRPDPADPVGVLAAVGGFEIGGIAGLILGAASRRKPVLVDGFISTAGALVAARLAPVSTQYMIASHRSMEQGHRIALQALGKRPLLDLDLRLGEGTGAALAMNLVEAAVRILTEMATFEEAAVSRSPA
- a CDS encoding ABC transporter substrate-binding protein — protein: MLAILRIATVAAADAGPLRRVTFLPQWFPQAQFAGYFVAMEKGFYRNHGLDLILLRGGPGGSPEEAFRQGKADFATLFLAEGIRLRAGGLKIVHVAQIVRRSGILLVARKSSGILKPSDFEGKKVSLWEHSRTQPMAFFRKYGVHPDVVRQTFTPNLFLRGGVDAVSAMVYNEYHTLLSAGLNEEELSVFAMADHGLSFPEDGIWCREELCARTPEICRAFAAATLEGWSYAFEHPEEALDIVMKYVDEAKINESRAHQRWMLARMKDLILPHGTSRSSGRLDRADYNRVARALADAGIIRAIPDYGDVHVQDPGQE
- the tadA gene encoding tRNA adenosine(34) deaminase TadA, translating into MHDDEFFMALALEEALLAEVEGEVPVGAVVAIGEKPVSRAHNRPLGLKDPTAHAEILAIRAASEVLGNYRLPEATLYVTLEPCVMCVGAIVHARVRRIAFGAADPKGGAIVSRWRLFDDGSFNHRPEVTGGVLQARCSEILSGFFRGKRVKNHHISEQPKHD
- the cbiR gene encoding cobamide remodeling phosphodiesterase CbiR, with the translated sequence MASSSHPWPALKGRYPFRLGTTSYIVPAPILPNIRFLAPLVDEVEIVLFESGREDNLPAPAEIAEMGALGEEQDLTYNIHLPTGLSLGTADRAERHRACETILRFCDRTQPLGPSVWVLHLEEGGMDGPASLEGWRERLRTSIRDLIGGGLDPSRTVVENLGYPLEWIRPLVEESGLSWCLDVGHMLAAGEDLTAAFDAMKQGVEMIHLHGLMEGRDHRSAAAVPEEAWRTLRPYLAEYRGGLSVEVFSEEDLRTSLLALEERL